The following proteins are encoded in a genomic region of Colletotrichum higginsianum IMI 349063 chromosome 9, whole genome shotgun sequence:
- a CDS encoding Fatty acid hydroxylase — MAAFWNSTVVFPNHTSTQTYLGVLDDVNKYNVQLNIVERLWAAWYLWMQNDILATGIMTFVMHEVVYFGRSLPWIIIDAIPYFRRWKLQQQKIPTWKEQFECAALVLFSHFTVELPQIWLFHPIATWCGLDYAVPFPPWWKMAYQIAVFFVLEDTWHYWVHRGAHWPPLYKAVHKMHHYYSAPFGMTAEYASPIEVMFLGLGTVGSPVLWVLITKDLHLFTMYMWIVLRLFQAIDSHSGYDFPWSLRHFLPFWAGASHHDVHHEKFIGNYASSFTWWDWLMDTEAGAEAHQRRREKRLAKAKKAQ, encoded by the exons ATGGCGGCGTTCTG GAACTCGACCGTCGTGTTCCCCAATCACACCTCGACCCAGACCTACCTCGGcgtgctcgacgacgtcaacAAGTACAATGTCCAGCTCAACATCGTCGAACGTCTCTGGGCCGCCTGGTACCTGTGGATGCAGAACGACATCCTCGCCACCGGCATCATGACCTTTGTCATGCACGAGGTCGTCTACTTTGGCCGCAGTTTGCCGTGGATCATCATCGACGCGATCCCTTACTTCCGCAGGTGGAAGCTTCAACAG CAAAAGATCCCGACCTGGAAAGAACAGTTCGAAtgcgccgccctcgtcctcttcagCCACTTCACCGTCGAGCTCCCACAGATCTGGCTCTTTCACCCCATCGCCACCTGGTGCGGTCTCGACTACGCCGTGCCCTTCCCTCCCTGGTGGAAGATGGCCTACCAgatcgccgtcttcttcgtcctcgaagACACATGGCACTATTGGGTGCACCGCGGCGCCCACTGGCCGCCGCTGTACAAGGCCGTCCACAAGATGCACCACTACTACTCGGCGCCCTTTGGCATGACGGCCGAGTACGCCTCCCCGATCGAGGTCATgttcctcggccttggcACCGTCGGCTCGCCCGTCCTCTGGGTTCTCATCACCAAGGACCTGCACCTGTTCACCATGTACATGTGGATCGTCCTACGCCTGTTCCAGGCCATCGATAGCCACTCGGGCTACGACTTCCCCTGGTCCTTGCGGCACTTCCTCCCCTTTTGGGCCGGCGCCAGTCACCACGATGTCCACCACGAAAAGTTCATCGGCAACTATGCTTCGAGCTTCACCTGGTGGGACTGGCTCATGGAtaccgaggccggcgccgaagcccaCCAACGCCGGCGCGAGAAGAGGCTGGCCAAAGCCAAGAAGGCTCAGTga
- a CDS encoding FAD binding domain-containing protein has product MSKPTVLVVHGAWHTPAHYQPFVDVLEDKGYPCVVPKLPSGDTLTPASAPEDDIRLVRKIASDLTEQGKEIIVLAHSYGGTVSTEALSGLGIKDRAVAGKSGGVRLLVYLAAFIAAGEESLEDFAPPGMFPWLRLNEDETVATLAPQASDLFYSDVPKAEHEKWAGLWTATPAACSQYRTKSLAYKDIDTAYIHTEQDAVISAEAQRVLVGRVKDLGVEIREESLPSGHFPSLSMPKEFADLFVQLIGDY; this is encoded by the exons ATGTCTAAGCCCACTGTCCTCGTCGTTCACGGCGCGTGGCATACGCCCGCACACTATCAACCCTTCGTCGACGTGCTCGAGGACAAGGGCTACCCATGTGTTGTCCCTAAGCTTCCATCAGGAGACACCCTGACGCCAGCGAGCGCTCCCGAGGATGACATCCGTCTCGTGAGAAAGATAGCCTCGGACCTGACAGAGCAAGGCAAGGAgatcatcgtcctcgcccactCTTACGGCGGAACAGTCTCGACGGAGGCTCTCAGCGGGCTCGGCATCAAAGACAGAGCCGTTGCAGGAAAGTCCGGCGGTGTCCGCTTGCTCGTATACCTTgccgccttcatcgccgccggggaAGAGTCGCTGGAAGATTTTGCGCCCCCGGGCATGTTCCCCTGGTTACGCCTCAAC GAAGACGAAACTGTGGCCACTTTGGCTCCCCAAGCCAGCGATCTCTTCTACTCAGACGTGCCCAAAGCAGAGCACGAGAAGTGGGCGGGCTTGTGGACTGCGACTCCCGCCGCGTGCTCACAGTATCGCACGAAAAGCTTGGCATACAAGGACATTGACACGGCGTACATCCACACCGAGCAGGATGCTGTGATCTCCGCGGAGGCGCAGCGCGTCTTGGTCGGGAGGGTGAaggacctcggcgtcgagatcAGGGAGGAGAGCCTGCCGTCTGGCCATTTTCCTTCGCTCAGCATGCCCAAGGAGTTTGCAGACCTTTTCGTTCAACTGATCGGGGATTATTGA
- a CDS encoding Siderophore biosynthesis protein, translating into MARYLLPVLAFTVAVLAKTDLEGCTSFTSTVTVNPSPGYGNTYETVIWYVPDTLEICAGVDCGGGRAPPRKVPGCPAYSGTETVTASFLPTNPAAIRPTATPTATPTAFTTALGETDADKDTATTSAAIVSKRTSTVIMIVTTTLSTGQASGTKHAIGSVDPTDGASRGNGTASATTRATVTSTITTTPAAGPTARAGVAAIIGVAAAVAAFA; encoded by the exons ATGGCGCGCTACCTTCTCCCCGTCCTGGCCTTCACGGTCGCCGTCCTGGCCAAGACCGACCTGGAGGGCTGCACCTCCTTCACCTCGACCGTCACCGTCAATCCATCGCCGGGCTACGGCAACACTTACGAGACCGTCATCTGGTACGTTCCCGACACGCTCGAGATctgcgccggcgtcgactgcggcggcggccgcgcccCGCCCCGCAAGGTCCCCGGCTGCCCGGCCTACTCCGGCACCGAGACCGTGACCGCGAGCTTCCTCCCCACCAACCCGGCCGCCATCCGGCCCACGGCGACTCCCACGGCGACTCCCACCGCCTTCACCACGGCGCTCGGCGAGACCGATGCCGACAAGGatacggcgacgacgtcggccgcCATCGTGAGCAAGCGGACCAGCACCGTCATCATGATCGTCACGACGACTCTGTCCACGGGCCAGGCGAGCGGCACGAAGCACGCCATCGGGAGCGTCGACCCCACGGACGGCGCGTCGAGAGGCAACggcacggcgtcggcgacgacgagggccacGGTGACTTCCACGATCACGACtacgccggcggcgg GGCCGACTGCACGCGCCGGCGTGGCGGCCATTATCGGTGTagccgctgccgtcgctgCGTTTGCCTGA